TGGAGGTGCAGCGCCTGGGCGAGTGCCGCGGGGTCCGCCGGGCAGGTCCAGCCGTCGCACGGCAGCGCGACGCCGTCGACGTAGCCGAACGCGCTGTCGTGGACCTCCAGGCGGTCCAGCGGCGGCAGCGCCCCGTGCACGAGCAGCGCGCTCATCGCGGCCGCGGTGACGTACCACGTGTGGCTCTCGACCAGCCCGGTGACGCTCATCGCGACCGGCGCCCCGGCGGCGACCTGCGCGGCGCGGCCTAGGAGCTCCTCGCGCAGCGCGGCGTCGCGTGCGCAGGCGTCGCCGGGACGCCAGCCCGCGGCCTCGTCGGTGTGCGGCAGCGCCCGGAGCGGTAGGGCGAAGTCGTTGTGGCGCGCGACGGTGAGCGGCGCGACGGGGTCCGCGGGCAGGGCGGACGGCGCGATCGCCATTAGGACATCCTAACGGGGGCGTGGCCCGCGCTCCCCGCGGGGCCGAGCGACGTCCGCGCACCGACGGACCGGATGGAGGGGGTTCGATGGACCGGTGGCTCGGCCCCTAGCGTCGGCGCGCTCGACCACGACGATCGGAAGGTGCTGTCCCGTGCCCTCGACCACCTCGTCCACGTCCACCCTCGACCGCCGCGGCGTGCTGCGCGGCGCGGCGGCGGTCGCCGGCCTGGGCGCCGCCGGAGCGCTGACGCGCGGCGCCGGCGCCGAGGCCGCGCCGCCCGACGTGCGCGTGCCGCTGCCGCCCACGCGCGTGAAGCTCTCGCTCCAGGTCGTCGACGAGGGCCGCCGGCAGCGCTTCCTGCTCACGTCGACCAAGCCGCCGGTCCACGTGCAGGGCCGCACGTTCCCCGCGGAGGCGCGGCAGGGCCCCGACGACGGCAGCTACTTCATCTTCAACGACGAGGACCAGTCCGAGAAGGGCGGCATCACCGTGTCGCGCGACGTCGCGCAGATCGCCTTCGACTACCCGACCGCGCAGGGCTTGACGTTGAACACCGTCAACGCGGGCGCGCTGGGCGCGGCGCAGCTGCACATGGAGCAGATGCCCGACCCGGCGATCCCGATCGAGGAGCTGCGCCCGGAGGACACCCCGACCCGCGTCCTGCTCGCCACCTCCAACGCCGGCGACGGAGCCTTGCTGTTCCTCTACGACTCGGCCGGGCGCCCGCGCATCACGCTGCACGTCGACGGCGACGACGTGCCGCGCATCTCGATCCTCGACGCCGACGGCGAGGTCGTCGCGCAGCTGCCCGAGACGGCGCCGGCGAGGACGCAGGCCGCGGGCCGTCGTCCGTCGCTCAGCGCGCTGCTGGGCCGCCGGCGAGCGCGAGGAGCTTGGTGACCGTCGCCCAGTTGCGCCCCGTCACGGTGTCCTGCGCCGCCCGCTCGACCGCGGGCGGGAGCTTCGCGTTGCGGATGCCGTCCGGGAGGTGGACGTAGGCGGCGCGCGAGCCGACCGCCAAGCGCTCGGTCCCCCAGTCGCGCTCCTGGAGGGCCTGGACGCGCGCCGCGTCGCGCGGGTCGGCGAGGACCTGGACGAGCGGCTGCTTGGGGTCGTCGAGGTCGCCGAACGGGTTCTCGTCGACGACCGTCTGCAGCTCGGCGGCCTCGAGCAGCACGACGGGCGCGTCCGTGCCCGTCCGCTCGAGGATGGCGGCGCGGAGCTTCGCGGCCGTCGGCCGGCCGCCGGAGAAGACGGCGTTGCCGGACTGCAGCAGCGTCCGGACGTCGCGGTGGCCGAGCTCCTCGAGCAGCGCCCGCAGGTCGGCCATCGCGACGCGGTTGCGGGGCCCGAGGTTGACCGCGCGCAGGAGGGCGACCCACGTCGTGGCCACGGCGCCGCGCGGATGCCTAGGCGGCGGCCATCTCGCCGAGCGCCTTGAGCACCTGCTCGTCGTGCTCGGCCGGCTTGACCTTCGGGATGACGTGGCGGACGACGCCCTCCTCGTCGATGACGAACGTCGCGCGCTTGGCGCCCCAGTAGGTCTTGCCGTACATCGACTTCTCGACCCACACGCCGTAGGCCTCGCAGACCTCGTGGTGCTCGTCGGCCAGCAGCGTGAACTGCAGGTCGTGCTTCTCGCGGAACTTGTGGACGGCCTTGACCGGGTCGGGCGAGACCCCGAGGACGACGGCGCCGGCGTGGTCGTAGTCGCGCAGGTGGTCGCGCACGCCGCAGGCCTGCGTCGTGCAGCCCGGGGTGTCGGCCTTCGGGTAGAAGTAGAGGACGACCTTCTTGCCGCGCAGGCCCGACAGCGACACGTCGTTGCCGTCCTGGTCGGGGAGCGTGAAGTCGGGGGCCTGCTCGCCGGCGTGCACCATGCTCCGAGCGTAGCTCGCCGGTGCAGGACCTAGCATCGGCGCGTGTCCTCCCCGCGCTTTGCCACCCTCGCGATCGACGACGCCGAGCGCCACAGCGTGGTCGGCGGGACGTTGCAGTGGATCCCGGTGCGCGAGCCGCTGGGGATCGGGGCGTTCGGCTGCAACGCCTACCACGCGGCCAAGGCGGGCGAGGACGTGGTGGAGCGCCACGACGAGCAGGGCGCGCCGGAGGAGGGCGGCGGCCAGCAGGAGCTGTACCTCGTCGTGCGCGGAGCGGCGCGGTTCGAGCTC
The DNA window shown above is from Conexibacter sp. SYSU D00693 and carries:
- a CDS encoding DUF1697 domain-containing protein; translation: MATTWVALLRAVNLGPRNRVAMADLRALLEELGHRDVRTLLQSGNAVFSGGRPTAAKLRAAILERTGTDAPVVLLEAAELQTVVDENPFGDLDDPKQPLVQVLADPRDAARVQALQERDWGTERLAVGSRAAYVHLPDGIRNAKLPPAVERAAQDTVTGRNWATVTKLLALAGGPAAR
- the bcp gene encoding thioredoxin-dependent thiol peroxidase, encoding MVHAGEQAPDFTLPDQDGNDVSLSGLRGKKVVLYFYPKADTPGCTTQACGVRDHLRDYDHAGAVVLGVSPDPVKAVHKFREKHDLQFTLLADEHHEVCEAYGVWVEKSMYGKTYWGAKRATFVIDEEGVVRHVIPKVKPAEHDEQVLKALGEMAAA